The Deinococcus carri genome segment ATAGGGTGCGGGAAGCCGGGAGTGGGAAGGGGTGAGTGGGCAGTGGACTGGGAGTCTTTCCCACTCACCCCTCACCCCTAGAGCATTTGTCATCAAAAGAACCCCTCTCCCCTTGCTTCGCAAGGCCCTCTCTGCTCCGCAGCTCTACGAGTCCCGCAAGGGGAGAGGGTCAAAAAAGCAGCCATCTTTACAACCAATGCTCTAACCCCTGCCCATTGCCCACTCACCGCACGCTAAACTGTCCCCCATGCTCGCCTTCCTGCCGGGGCTACGGTGAACTACGCGGCGACGCTGGCGGTGCTGGTGGTGCTGGCCTTTTGCTTTCCGTTGACGGTGCGGCTGGGGCTGCAACTCGGCGTGCCGGAGGTCTACACGGCCTCGGTGCTGGGGGCGCTGCTGATCTTCGCGCTGGCGACCTATCTGGTGCGCTGGCAGGTCAACCGCCACCGCGATACGCTGGCCCGCCTGGACGCGGCGCGGGCGCAGGTGCTGGCCGACCCGGAAAACCCCCGCGCGTATTTCGTGGGCGGCGAACACCTCGGCACGCTCCTGCTGCGGCTGGACCGGCGGCGCGAGGCGTCGGAGGTCATCGACCGCTACGCCCGGCTGGGCGGGGCGCGCGAGAGCGAGATTGTCTCGCTGCGTGAGGCCCTTTCCAGCGCCGAGCGGCGGCAGCGCCGGGCACAGGGGGAACAGGCGTGAGCCGCGGGTGGGGACGCCCCGGGGCGGGCGGGCATAGAGTGGGGGACATATGAGGGCCTACAAGGGCATCGTGGAAGATGGCGTGGTCGTGCTGATCGGGGCGCGGCTCCCCGAGGGCACGGTCGTGACCGTGACGGTCGGCGAGGCGGAACTGTTGCGCGCACGCATCACCAGCGCCCTGAACCGCCCCCGCAAGGTCCGCATCCGCCTCAAGCCCACGCCGGGCCTGGTCGCGGAGGCCGTGCCCGCACTGGGCGGCGTGGGCGATGGGGGGAATGATTAGGAGCGGCCAGCGGCCAGCAACCAGCAGTCAGCTTTTCCGGCTGGCCGCTGGCCGCAGGTTGCTGGCCGGTCATGGAGGCCCCCCATGACCGGCCAGCCTTCTTCCCCCCACGTCTGGCTGGTGCCGACCCCGGTGGGCAACCTGGGGGACATCACCTTGCGGGCGGTGGAGGTGCTGCGTGGGGCGGACGCCGTGGCCTGCGAGGACACCCGGCGGACGGGTGCGCTGCTGGCGCATCTGGGCATCGGCAGACCCCTGGTGCGGCTGGACGCCCACACCATGCACCGCGCGCCGCAGGTGCTGGAGGAATATCCCCGCCTCGCCTACGTCAGCGACGCGGGCACGCCCGGCATCAGCGACCCCGGCGCGGAGCTGGTGCGGGCGGCGGTGGCCGCCGAGATTCCCGTGGAGGTGCTGCCGGGCGCGACGGCCTTTGTTCCGGCCCTGGTGCTGTCGGGCCTGCCGAATGCCCGCTTCACCTTCGAGGGCTTCCTGCCTCGGTCGGGCCGCGAGCGCAAGGAACGCCTCGCCGCTATCGCCGCCCGCCCCGAGACCACCGTGCTGTACGAGAGTCCGCACCGCCTGGGGGCCACGCTGTCCGACCTCTCGGGGGCCTGCGGCGAGACGCGCCCGGCCAGCGTCACCCGCGAACTCTCTAAGAAGTTTGAGGAAACGGCGCGCGGCACCCTGTCCGACCTCGCCGCCCGGTTCGCGGAAGGTGTGCGCGGCGAGATCGTGGTGGTCGTCTCGGGCCGCCCGGTGGGGGAGGCTGTTCCCGGCGAGGAGGCGCCCGACCACGCCGCCCTTGCGCGGGCCTGGGCAGAGGAGGGCCGGGGCGCGCGGGAAATCCGGGAATTGCTGATGGCGCAGGGTTTGCGTAAGAATGACGCTTATGCGCTGGCCCTCCAGGTCACGCAGGACGCCTGAGACGGCCCCCATCTGTTCTGGGGTTGCCCCGGCCACCTTTCGGGGTCCGTCTGACCTTCGCCGCGCCCTTTTCGAGACGTTCTTCGAGGAGTTCCCCGTGACCGACCTGCCCCACCTGACCGACCACCCCAACCCCGCCGGCATTCAGCGCCTGGCCGTCCTGACCAGCGGTGGCGACGCGCCCGGCATGAACGCGGCCATTCGCGCCGTCGTCCGCACCGCCACGCACGCCGGGCTGGAGGTGGTGGGCGTGCGCCGGGGCTTTTCCGGCCTGCACCGGGGCGACATGCGCCTGATCGGCCCCCGCGATGTGGCGAACACCATCCAGCGCGGCGGCACCCTCCTGCTGACCGCCCGCTCTCATACCTGGCGCACCCTCGAGGGCCGCGCCCGCGGCGCACAGCACCTGCGCGACTGGGGGGTGGACGGCCTGATCGTGATCGGCGGGGACGGCAGCTTTCACGGCGCACACTTCCTTCAGGCCGAACACGGCATCCCCGTCATCGGGATTCCCGGCACCATCGACAACGACCTGTACGGCACCGACCACACCATCGGCTATTTCACCGCCGTGGAGACGGCCCTGGACGCGGTGGACAAGCTGCGCGACACCGGGGCTTCTCACGAGCGCATCTTCGTGATCGAGGTGATGGGCCGCCACGCCGGGCACATCGCGCTGGAGGTCGCCGTGGCGGGCGGGGCCGAGGAGGTCTTTATCCCGGAAGACCCCAAGCCGGTGGACGACGTGGTGCAGATCGTGCAGGGCAGCGTGGCGAAGGGCAAGGCCAGTTCCATCATCATCGTCGCGGAGGGGTATCCGGGCGGGGCACTGGGGGTCAGTCAGGCCATCGAGGCGGGCACCGGCCTGGAAACCCGCGTCAGCATCCTGGGCCACATCCAGCGCGGCGGCTCGCCCGTCAGCAGCGACCGCGTGCTGGCGAGCCGGCTGGGCGAGGCCGCCGTCTACGCCCTGATGGACGGGCGCAGTGACGTGATGGTCGGGCGCGTGAACGGCGAGGTCGGCTACACGCCCCTCCATGAGACTTGGGAGAAACGCAAGGACGTGAGCCGCGACCTGTACCGCTGTGCCAAGACGCTGAGTGTGTAGCCGGTCGCCGTGACGGGCCAGTCGCGCCGCCTCCCCGCCCTCTCGCTGGCGTTCGCCCTGCTGGCCCTCGGCTGGGGTCTGCTGACCCGCGCCCGCTCGGAGACGTGGTGGTGGGTGGCAGGGCTGGACAGCCTGCCCCCGCAACTTCTGCTGCCGGTGCCGCTGGGGCTGGCCTGGGCCGCCTGGAGGAAGCGGAGGTGGGCCTGGGCCGCGCTCAACGTGGCCATGGTGCTGGCGTTCACGGCCGGGCAGGTGGGCTTCGTGCTCCCACATGTAGGAACGGAGGCGAGCGGCGTCCCCCTGC includes the following:
- the rsmI gene encoding 16S rRNA (cytidine(1402)-2'-O)-methyltransferase; this translates as MTGQPSSPHVWLVPTPVGNLGDITLRAVEVLRGADAVACEDTRRTGALLAHLGIGRPLVRLDAHTMHRAPQVLEEYPRLAYVSDAGTPGISDPGAELVRAAVAAEIPVEVLPGATAFVPALVLSGLPNARFTFEGFLPRSGRERKERLAAIAARPETTVLYESPHRLGATLSDLSGACGETRPASVTRELSKKFEETARGTLSDLAARFAEGVRGEIVVVVSGRPVGEAVPGEEAPDHAALARAWAEEGRGAREIRELLMAQGLRKNDAYALALQVTQDA
- the pfkA gene encoding 6-phosphofructokinase, coding for MTDLPHLTDHPNPAGIQRLAVLTSGGDAPGMNAAIRAVVRTATHAGLEVVGVRRGFSGLHRGDMRLIGPRDVANTIQRGGTLLLTARSHTWRTLEGRARGAQHLRDWGVDGLIVIGGDGSFHGAHFLQAEHGIPVIGIPGTIDNDLYGTDHTIGYFTAVETALDAVDKLRDTGASHERIFVIEVMGRHAGHIALEVAVAGGAEEVFIPEDPKPVDDVVQIVQGSVAKGKASSIIIVAEGYPGGALGVSQAIEAGTGLETRVSILGHIQRGGSPVSSDRVLASRLGEAAVYALMDGRSDVMVGRVNGEVGYTPLHETWEKRKDVSRDLYRCAKTLSV